The following proteins are co-located in the Styela clava chromosome 15, kaStyClav1.hap1.2, whole genome shotgun sequence genome:
- the LOC144411818 gene encoding fibrinogen C domain-containing protein 1-like has product LYLDRYYPDSCRGLHKLNSLSWNETGGVFEIYPTPVSEKIEVYCDLMTDEGGWIVFQRRMDGSEDFYRGWDDYVNGFGNTIGEFWLGLENIHQMLKGKTFELRVDMEDWEGNKAYAKYGTFSIGDSSTNYRLTVGQYSGNAGNSLGDAQHQRRPFTTKDADHDTYRDKNCAVTFKGAFWYGACHKTNLNGLYIKGGKAQYAISVVWYDWKGHEYSLKFVEMKMRQKQ; this is encoded by the exons TTATATTTAGATCGTTATTATCCGGATAGTTGTCGAGGATTACACAAACTCAATTCTCTTTCTTGGAATGAAACCGGAggagtttttgaaatatatccCACTCCGGTTTCTGAAAAGATTGAAGTTTACTGTGATCTCATGACAGATGAAGGAGGATGGATT GTATTTCAACGTCGAATGGATGGCTCTGAAGATTTTTATAGGGGATGGGATGATTATGTAAATGGGTTTGGAAATACGATTGGAGAATTTTGGCTTG gtttagaaaATATCCACCAGATGTTGAAAGGCAAGACGTTTGAACTCAGAGTAGACATGGAAGACTGGGAAGGAAACAAAGCCTATGCAAAATATGG AACATTTTCAATCGGCGATTCTTCAACGAATTATCGCTTAACGGTCGGTCAATACAGTGGGAATGCTGGAAATTCTTTAGGAGACGCCCAACATCAACGACGACCCTTCACAACAAAAGACGCAGATCATGATACATATCGTGACAAAAACTGTGCTGTCACTTTCAAGGGAGCGTTCTGGTACGGAGCTTGTCATAAAACAAATCTGAATGGGCTGTATATCAAAGGTGGAAAGGCACAATACGCAATCTCTGTTGTCTGGTATGACTGGAAAGGTCATGAATATTCTTTGAAgtttgttgaaatgaaaatgagaCAGAAGCAATAG
- the LOC144411819 gene encoding microfibril-associated glycoprotein 4-like: MSSYDIYIVLVLSLYGISSVVSQEDTGLCTTIYEYCKIHQTSGGQSESCANQKTKPGRVGKTGPRGMPGQKGEPGIVDYNRVNTEISEDITEAEMRLNQKYNKLEEALHRDRYYPDSCRGLHKLNSLLWNETGGVFEIYPTPVSEKTEVYCDLMTDEGRWIVFQRRMDGSEDFYRGWNDYVNGFGNTIGEFWLGLENIYHILKDKTYELRVDMEDWEGNKAYAKYGTFSIGDSSTNYRVTVGQYSGNAGDSLGHSQHLERPFTIKDADHDTSSDNCAVTFKGAFWYGACHATNLNGVYIKGGKAKYGISVVWYSWKGLEYSLKFVEMKMRQKL, translated from the exons ATGAGCTCATACGACATATACATCGTTCTCGTACTTTCATTGTACGGTATTAGTTCAGTCGTTAGTCAAGAAGACACAGGGCTCTGCACAACGATTTACGAATACTGCAAAATACACCAAACAAGCGGTGGCCAAAGTGAATCATGTGCCAATCAGAAAACAAAACCTGGTCGGGTTGGAAAAACTGGTCCACGTGGTATGCCGGGACAAAAAGGAGAACCTGGAATCGTTGATTACAATCGTGTCAATACCGAAATATCAGAGGACATTACAG AAGCGGAAATGCgtctaaatcaaaaatacaataaGTTGGAAGAAGCATTGCACAGAG atcgTTATTATCCGGATAGTTGTCGAGGATTACACAAACTCAATTCACTTTTGTGGAATGAAACCGGAggagtttttgaaatctatcCTACCCCTGTTTCTGAAAAGACTGAAGTTTACTGTGATCTCATGACAGATGAAGGTAGATGGATC GTATTTCAACGTCGAATGGATGGCTCTGAAGACTTTTATCGTGGATGGAATGATTATGTGAATGGGTTTGGAAATACGATTGGAGAATTTTGGCTTG GTTTAGAAAATATCTATCATATATTGAAAGACAAGACGTATGAACTCAGAGTAGACATGGAAGACTGGGAAGGAAACAAAGCCTATGCAAAATATGG AACATTCTCGATTGGCGATTCTTCAACAAATTACCGTGTAACGGTTGGTCAATACAGTGGAAATGCTGGCGATTCACTTGGACATTCTCAACATCTAGAGCGACCCTTCACAATTAAAGACGCGGATCATGATACATCATCTGACAACTGTGCTGTTACTTTTAAGGGGGCATTCTGGTACGGAGCTTGTCATGCAACAAATTTGAATGGAGTGTATATCAAAGGAGGGAAAGCGAAATATGGAATATCTGTGGTCTGGTATAGTTGGAAAGGCCTGGAATATTCTCTGAAgtttgttgaaatgaaaatgagaCAAAAACTGTGA